A region of Nerophis ophidion isolate RoL-2023_Sa linkage group LG28, RoL_Noph_v1.0, whole genome shotgun sequence DNA encodes the following proteins:
- the ca8 gene encoding carbonic anhydrase-related protein isoform X2 — MADKVNEDSDRNPGKDELEWGYEEEWGLHFPAANGEYQSPINLNSREAQYDPALLDLPLASNYVVCRDCEVINDGHAVRIILKSKSVVSGGPLPADHEYELHEVRFHWGKENQRGSEHTVNFKAFPMELHLVHWNSTLFNSLEDALGKKNGVLIVALFVQIGKEHLGLKAITEVLQDLQYKGKSKIIPCFNPNTLLPDPLLRDYWVYKGSLTTPPCSENVTWILYRYPLTISQLQIEEFRRLRSHVKGAELAADGSDGMLGDNFRPTQPLSDRTVRAAFQ; from the exons AGTGGGGACTACATTTCCCAGCAGCCAACGGGGAGTACCAGTCCCCCATCAACCTCAACTCCAGGGAGGCTCAGTACGACCCCGCCCTGCTGGATCTACCTCTGGCATCCAACTATGTGGTGTGTCGCGACTGTGAGGTCATCAACGATGGACACGCCGTGCGCATTATTCTCAAGTCCAAGTCag TGGTCAGCGGGGGTCCACTGCCTGCTGACCACGAGTATGAACTTCATGAGGTGCGCTTTCATTGGGGCAAGGAGAACCAGAGAGGATCCGAGCACACCGTCAACTTTAAGGCCTTTCCCATGGag CTCCATCTGGTCCACTGGAACAGCACCCTGTTCAACTCCCTGGAGGACGCTCTGGGCAAGAAGAATGGAGTCCTCATCGTTGCTCTTTTCGTGCAG ATCGGCAAGGAGCATCTGGGTCTGAAAGCCATCACAGAGGTTCTGCAGGACCTGCAGTACAAG GGGAAAAGCAAGATCATTCCCTGCTTCAACCCCAACACTCTACTGCCCG ACCCATTATTGAGAGACTACTGGGTGTATAAAGGATCTCTGACAACACCGCCCTGTAGTGAGAACGTGACCTGGATCCTGTATCGCTACCCCCTCACCATATCACAGTTGCAG ATCGAGGAGTTCCGGCGACTGCGGTCCCACGTGAAAGGTGCGGAGCTGGCAGCTGATGGCAGCGATGGCATGTTGGGGGACAACTTCCGCCCCACCCAGCCGCTCAGCGATCGCACCGTGCGGGCAGCTTTTCAGTGA
- the ca8 gene encoding carbonic anhydrase-related protein isoform X1 — protein MADKVNEDSDRNPGKDELEWGYEEGVEWGLHFPAANGEYQSPINLNSREAQYDPALLDLPLASNYVVCRDCEVINDGHAVRIILKSKSVVSGGPLPADHEYELHEVRFHWGKENQRGSEHTVNFKAFPMELHLVHWNSTLFNSLEDALGKKNGVLIVALFVQIGKEHLGLKAITEVLQDLQYKGKSKIIPCFNPNTLLPDPLLRDYWVYKGSLTTPPCSENVTWILYRYPLTISQLQIEEFRRLRSHVKGAELAADGSDGMLGDNFRPTQPLSDRTVRAAFQ, from the exons GTGTAGAGTGGGGACTACATTTCCCAGCAGCCAACGGGGAGTACCAGTCCCCCATCAACCTCAACTCCAGGGAGGCTCAGTACGACCCCGCCCTGCTGGATCTACCTCTGGCATCCAACTATGTGGTGTGTCGCGACTGTGAGGTCATCAACGATGGACACGCCGTGCGCATTATTCTCAAGTCCAAGTCag TGGTCAGCGGGGGTCCACTGCCTGCTGACCACGAGTATGAACTTCATGAGGTGCGCTTTCATTGGGGCAAGGAGAACCAGAGAGGATCCGAGCACACCGTCAACTTTAAGGCCTTTCCCATGGag CTCCATCTGGTCCACTGGAACAGCACCCTGTTCAACTCCCTGGAGGACGCTCTGGGCAAGAAGAATGGAGTCCTCATCGTTGCTCTTTTCGTGCAG ATCGGCAAGGAGCATCTGGGTCTGAAAGCCATCACAGAGGTTCTGCAGGACCTGCAGTACAAG GGGAAAAGCAAGATCATTCCCTGCTTCAACCCCAACACTCTACTGCCCG ACCCATTATTGAGAGACTACTGGGTGTATAAAGGATCTCTGACAACACCGCCCTGTAGTGAGAACGTGACCTGGATCCTGTATCGCTACCCCCTCACCATATCACAGTTGCAG ATCGAGGAGTTCCGGCGACTGCGGTCCCACGTGAAAGGTGCGGAGCTGGCAGCTGATGGCAGCGATGGCATGTTGGGGGACAACTTCCGCCCCACCCAGCCGCTCAGCGATCGCACCGTGCGGGCAGCTTTTCAGTGA